DNA sequence from the Prolixibacter sp. SD074 genome:
CTTTATTCTCCGCTTTCTTTAACGGAGTCCCATTGGGTGTAGTTCTCAAAGCTCAGTTTATAACCTACATAACTCTACCTTTCATTTAGTTAATCTAAATATAAATTACAGTCTTGCATTATGTTATGAGCACACATATGAAACAATAAGGAATTCACAGCTGTTTCTGGTTAACAAAATCAATTAACGATTATGGATACTTTTCAGGTAAAAGGCACGCCTAAACGGGGCTTACTCGGGACCACCCTGGGTTTCTTCTTCGGCTTCGCAGCCGTATCGCTCTATGGTCCTACCGCCGTCAATTTTAAAGAAGCAATGGGAATCAGCTCCACACTCCTGGGACTGCTGGTAGCAATTCCTTCACTTTCCGGTTCGTTACTGCGCATTCCTTTCGGGGCGTGGGTTGATACAACAGGAGGAAAGAAGCCATTTTTTATCCTCCTCTTGTTATCAGTCATCGGTTTGGGAGGAGTCACCCTGTTGCTGCACTTTAGCTATCCAAACCATATGCAGGGTATGTATGGCCTGATTTTATTCTTTGGATTCCTTAGCGGTTGTGGTATTGCCACCTTTTCGGTAGGAATTGGACAAACCTCCTATTGGTATCCTCAGAAGAAACAAGGTAAAGCGTTAGGCACTTATGCCGGTTTAGGAAACCTGGCACCTGGTATTTTCTCGCTCATCCTGCCGTTATACCTTGCGCACTATGGTTTCATATCGGCTTACTTTGCCTGGTTTATTTTCCTTTTTATTGGTCTTTTGATTTATGCTAAGCTGGGCGTAAATGCCTATTATTTTCAGTTTCGTGATGCCAAAATGAGTGTTGTCGAAAGTAAGGAGGAAGCCAAAAAGCTCGGACAGGAAATTTTTCCCTCCGGAGGAGTCAAAGACAGCTTGATTAATTCTGCAAAAGTGAAAAATACCTGGGCACTAGTCGTGCTCTATTTTACCACCTTCGGCGGATTTATTGCCCTCACGGCCTGGTTTCCCACGTATTGGAACCAGTTTCAGGGATTCAGTGGAGTGAAAGCTGGTCTGTTTACCGCTATTTTTTCGTTGCTGGCTTCCCTGCTCAGGGTACCGGGTGGTTCATTTGCCGATAAGACCGGTGGTGAACGAATGAGCCTGCTGGCCATGGTCCTGGTTTTGCTCTCTGCTATCGTACTTTCAATCACGCAAAGTTCAGTCATCGGAATACTCGCAGCTATAGTATTAGCTGCCGGTATGGGTTTCAACAATGCTGCTGTTTTTAAACTGGTTCCTCATTATGTCCCTAAATC
Encoded proteins:
- a CDS encoding nitrate/nitrite transporter → MDTFQVKGTPKRGLLGTTLGFFFGFAAVSLYGPTAVNFKEAMGISSTLLGLLVAIPSLSGSLLRIPFGAWVDTTGGKKPFFILLLLSVIGLGGVTLLLHFSYPNHMQGMYGLILFFGFLSGCGIATFSVGIGQTSYWYPQKKQGKALGTYAGLGNLAPGIFSLILPLYLAHYGFISAYFAWFIFLFIGLLIYAKLGVNAYYFQFRDAKMSVVESKEEAKKLGQEIFPSGGVKDSLINSAKVKNTWALVVLYFTTFGGFIALTAWFPTYWNQFQGFSGVKAGLFTAIFSLLASLLRVPGGSFADKTGGERMSLLAMVLVLLSAIVLSITQSSVIGILAAIVLAAGMGFNNAAVFKLVPHYVPKSVGGAAGWVGGLGAFGGFVIPPVMGAIADSYGKIGYARGFFVFVLLAAINMFIIYRLLKSKPVAES